The following is a genomic window from Solanum stenotomum isolate F172 chromosome 4, ASM1918654v1, whole genome shotgun sequence.
GCTTCAAGTCAGGTGTTTTACTCCAAATCATCTATGGATTCCAATGAAAATGGGCTTACTCAGCTCACTCCTAGTGATACTGGTGGTGATAATGAAATAGCTGGTGTGGATAACGGAGAAGAAGAGCATAACTCGAGCAAGAGAAGATCAAGCTCTAAGGTGTGATGAATCTTTTGAAAGTTTCTTTTTAACCATATTCAATATACACTTAAGGAGTAGAAGATAAACATCTAGACAACGGTTAAATTTTGTGACTGTTAAATGTTATAATAATCTGTTATTAATGATCTTGCAAATTTTCTGGTAACTGTTTCTGTTTATGTTTAGAATACACCATAATATTAGGCCAGACATGTTAAAAGGACACATTTTATATTGGTTTGTGACCTTTGGACATTTTAATGTGTATGCTCCATGTTTTGTTTATGCTTCTTCCGTATAGAGGGTGAATATGCTGAGCTAAAAGGGAGTTCCTTCTATTGTTACAGACTCACCCCTGGTATCAGGGTGTGGACACTTGAACTTCAAAATGGCATGTATTTTGTCAATGGTCAAGATCACGTAGAACATTCCAGAAATTTGATGTGTTTAAGATCATGATATATGTTATATGAGATGAACCAGCTTAGCAATTGTGAGTCATCTAAAACCTGTTTAGTTATATTATTCTTATATTGGATAAAATGGGATGTTCTTCCTTACGAGAACATCACATCATGGAAATGAATACTTTTTAGTGCAAATGTAAggaattggggttttagtttTTCATTCTGGAAGTTAAGCTTTTATATAGGTCAGTCAAAGCAGGTTCCTTCTGATTTTAGTGTGATATTGGAATTTAGTCATAGCATTTGATTTCCTGCGAAATAAATCAGAGTTGTGTATTTGGATATTACCCTTGTGCAACCCTTTGTCCCGGCCACTGTAGCACATGTGTCACCCAGGGCATAAGGGCATGATGACTTGAGCATTCTAAATACATGCTTTTCAGTATCTCTTTGTTACTCGCTCCCCTTTATTGCTTCTGCTTTTGATAAACATTTCCAATGATTTTACATCTTTCAGCCTAGTTCCCGTGATTATGAGGGTGAAAGAGAATCTTCAAGAAGCAGAGACAGAGAGGGGGAAAAAGGACGTGATAAGGACAGAGGTAGGAGCAGAGACAAAGATAGAGATCGGGAAAAAGATCGCGATCGTCGCCACAGCGATCGAAGCGAGAGGAGTAGGACTAAAGGTAGAGATGATGATGCTAACGTTTCTGATGGTGGTCCTGAGAGTCGGGAATACTGGTAATCATTACTCACTGTAATCACTTGTGGTAGAACCGTTGACATATGTGCCACTGCATTTTCAGTGTTCTGGATTACCCACTGTATATTGTCTACTACTCTTTTTCGCATTATTTCGTTATTGTTACTGCTCGTGTTTCTGTATCCCCTTTTTTGAACTGCTTTGCTATGCTTaggagggtctatcggaaacaacctctctatctctacGAGGTAGGGGGTAAGGTccgcgtacactctacccttccAGACCCTGGTTGTGGAATTACGTTATGTTGTTGCCTTTTCATTGTTTTGCACTTGTGCCTTTTGCCTTCTTTTTGGTTGGGGACAAGCGGTGCATAGTGTATTCATGTCCGTGTGCTTTTTGTTGGTGCAGGCAGAAAGATTATGATAGAGAGAGGGATGAGAGGCACAAACATAGGTCAAAATCTTATGAGAGAGAGCGGGAGGAAAGGCATAGACACAGGTCCAAATCATACGACAAGGATAGAGAGGAAAGGGATAGGCACAGGTCAAAATCCTATGACAAAGATCGAGAGGATAGGCACAGGTCAAAATCCTATGACAAAGATCGAGAGGATAGGCACGGACGTAGATCTCACTCAAGGGGAACATCTAGTCATAGGTCCAGATCACGTTCTGGGTCTCGTTCACGCTCCAAAAGGTAAGGTCTCTGCTGTCCATGAAAAACTGACAATTTATAGTGCAGGGAGGATTTGCTCACTATTGCATAGACTGATAGTTCTCATTTTTCTTTGGTTATGTTGAGGAATGTGACATAGCAGCGGAGATTTCTTGAACCCTTTTTCCTTTGGTTATGGAGATAAGATAGTTTTCAATGGTCCAATTGTTATTTCTTAAGTTGCCAAGGAGTAACATGGTTATTGTGGGTTCATTTTATTGATGCCAACTTGTTTGACATTGAGACATAATAGTAGTTGTTCCGGGCTTTATGTGATTTCAGTTATGAATGTAATTTTGGTTGTAATAGAAAAACCAGATTGATGAAGCTAATGTTAGTTCATTCATTGGCGTTGATCTGCAGATTACACAGAAATATCCTCACTCTTATGATAGGTAATTAGTTTCTGAAATGGGACACACTCCCTTGTTTTTAGGGGTCGGGGGTGTGAGGGTAGAATATGGTTTTTATTCATAGGAGGACAATTAAAGGCTTAAGCTCTTGGAGCATCCAAGGGTATGATGTTCAAGAAGTTGGAATGAATACAATGGAAGACCAGGTTTCAAATCTCAACAGAtgcagaaaaaaagaagaaactagaatattttttctatttgtctAAGCCGTGGTAGACATAGTTACCATTGTAACAGTGGAAGAATGTATACCTGGAATAGTGCAGGTGTGCCAAAGCTGGCTCAGACAATAACttttaggaatttttttagCTTAGATGAGTTGGAAAAAACTCCACTGGGAGTGGAAATCGTGGATATGTCACTACTAATTGTGATGGTAGAGAGTTTAATTTCTGTTTATTttctattactttttttttctttttctctttttggtgCTCTTTTATGTGGGTGGGTTGGGGAAATAAGTTAGTACTGTTGGTTATTTTAGTTGAAGGGTTTTGAAGCATTTCTCTAACTGTTCATACTGATATGCTTGTAGCAAAAGGGTCAGTGGGTTTGACATGGCACCTCCTACTTCTGCTCTGTTATCTGGTGCTCCTGCTCTTATAGGTACTTACTTATTCTTATATATTGGCAATATTTTGGTAactgttatttttttttctcctttggATGTAGTGTGGGAAGTTCTTACCAAAATGCATGGTTTCATTTTGGTATGTCGCTAGATTGACTGTTCACATTTTATTTCTGTTGATCGATTGTTCACATTCTATTTCAATTGCTTACTTGGTTAAATAACTCTGAAACTGAGAAAATCTTTGGTTTTTGTTGTCTTTGGTGTTGTTTCTTTGTTTAGTATGTCTTATCTTATGTTCTAAGAAGGGAACGTTGGGCTAGTTGCCCCACTGTGCTGACAATGGGCGTGAGCCAACCGCTCTAGCTTTAATGTTCAAGGAAGACAATAAAAGGTCTCGTTCATCTTCAACCAGGGATTTTTTGTTTGGTAGCTTTCAAgttatttcttcaaattaattttgtaatatttaCTGAAGAATTATTTGAGGAAACATTGAAGATGTTCTTATTGTAATAGCCaaagtaacaaaaaaaagaaagtagatCTATATGTTCAATGGTCCTTCTCATTGATGAACAAAGAAAATGTCCTCATTTTTATCCCTATGAGAAGCTTCTGCAGGTCTACTCCCTGGCACTGCCCCAGCTATTCCTGGAATGCTTCCTAACATGTTCCCTTTGGCCTCTGGACCGGTATTTTCTCCCTGTTggaaatataatatattttgttcataatttttttgaatgattttaaatttatctttGTTTGTGGCAGCTTGGAGCTATTCCTGTTCTGCCAGTTCAGGCAATGACTCAGCAGGTATTAGTCGTCTCTTCAACCACTTCCTTTTGTTCGATGTTCCATGATTAGCTCTCTGTCTGCTTTAATTGAATGCTctattatattgatgatatttcaGAATGGTCACTTGACTTTTATAGATGTAGTGCAACAGAATCTTCTTCCTTCCATCTTATctaattgaaggaaaatgttaaATGTCATGCTCTCTAAATTTCACATTTGGCATAAAGTTTTGAGTTGTAGGTTAAATTTCAATAGACTTGAGGAAATATTTTAGTATCAGAATTTATTTGTGAAGTTATTTGGCGGATCTTCTTAGAGTGCTTATTTCTCAGGCAACGAGACATGCAAGGCGAGTTTACGTTGGTGGACTTCCTCCAACTGCAAATGAACAGGTAATCTTTTTCATCCTGTAGTTCAAATGTTTTGAGCTCCCCATATTTGTGTGGAGTTAGTTGAGTCAGAGTTATCTTTGTTTATTAGTCTGCTGGTGGTTTCATATCTATTTGACTCATGCTCCTTCATTAGTCATCCCTTCTTCATAACTTATTTAAGTCCATCCATGTTTCAGTCTTGCATCAGTTCAAGCATTTTGACATTTCCTTAGCATGGTTGGGGAGGGTTTGAATGTTTTCCATTTTCAGTCGAATAGCCCTTGTTGCTTCAGCTTAATATTTGTTCGACTTGCCTTTCTCAATATCCCCTAATGATATCAATTCCTAATTCGAGAAATTGCATCAGTTGTCAACTGAAGTAATGAACTTGAAATTCATGTGAAAATTGATATCATGATTCAAGCATTCCCTGGAGAAGCTTCTAGAATGCCACTATGTTGACTTTTTGATCTTGTCGTATAAAACAAGAGTGGGCGATGCTTTTTGACCTTTAAATGAATCTCTTAACGCCTCGGGAGATTGCATTTAAGTCATTAATAGCAGAGATATCAAATCTTTACAGTGCCAAAATGTTCATCAATCAATATAAATCACCAACGAATACAAAGGGCCCCCAAAAAACATCAACATCAACAATTACACCTCAATCCACATATCGTAAGCAAAGAAACTATGTAGGAGTATTCAAGGAATATGCTAGCTATGCGAGTGAAAACATTTGtttatcaagaaaataagaTGGAAGAAATATTCTTCATTTTATACGGGATCCCTCAAATTAGGGTTTGACTTACATAACATTAATCTATGcttatattgaaaattttgcaACTTCGTTTTTTCTATTAAATGGGAAATAATAACTAGAACTAGGAAAGCACCTGTTCAATAAATTTTGAACTTATAGGTTACAAATGAGATCCTAGAATGGGTAGATCGGACTTTATCTTGTTTCTTCTGCCCGCATAACATAGGAACCTTTAGAGACATATTTCACTTATTTGAGCTTGTAGATTCTGTCTACTGATAATATTTTGTCACCGTGCAGTCAGTGGCTACATACTTCAATCATGTTATGTCAGCTATTGGTGGAAACACTGCCGGTCCAGGTTAGTTACATTGAACTGTCTTCAGGTCTTGATGCAACTATGCAGTACCCATTCTTGGATGCTTTAATTTTTCACTATGTTTTCCAGGTGATGCGGTCGTTAATGTTTATATAAACCATGAGAAAAAGTTTGCATTTGTTGAGATGAGATCTGTGGAGGAGGCCAGCAATGCCATGGCCTTAGATGGCATTATCTTTGAGGTAATCATCCTTCTAGTTTTGGGATCAGTTTATATTCTAAAGGCTTCTGAATCACCTGCAAAGACAGAATGTGAAAGGTTGACCTGGATTCATGTATAGGCTGGTATTTGTTAAAATTTGGGAATTGATTTTACCCCCTTTACATTAGTCTGAGGCATGTATTTGATTGATGGTTGTGGTGTTGTTTCTTCTGTGTTGgttcttttgttttttcctgCTGGCTCCTTTTACTTTATAGTAGTTAATTTTTTGGCATATGTAGGACTTGTTTTATATGTGCTATAGCTTttggaataattatttttagcatTGTACTATATTTAGTTCACATTGGAGAAAACTCAAACTTGTGCTTATATCGTCTCTTTGGGGCTTTTAGGGAACACAAGTTAAGGTCAGAAGACCGACTGACTATAATCCCTCTCTGGCTGCAACTCTTGGTCCGAGCCAACCGAATCCAAACCTTAACCTTGCTGCAGTAGGATTATCACCAGGATCCACTGGTGGGCTTGAAGGTCCTGACCGTATTTTTGTGGGAGGCCTGCCTTACTATTTCACTGAAGCTCAGATTAGGGAGTTGCTGGAGTCCTTTGGCCCTCTTCGGGGGTTTAATCTGGTCAAAGATAAAGAAACTGGAAACTCGAAAGGCTATGCGTTTTGTGTCTATGCTGATGTGTCAGTAACAGATATTGCCTGTACAGCTCTGAATGGTATTAAGATGGGTGATAAAACTCTTACTGTCAGGCGTGCAAGTCAAGGTACTTTACAGCCTAAGCCAGAGCAGGAGATTGTATTAATGCATGCTCAGCAACAAATAGCACTGCAGGTAAGGTGTATCCTTTTGTTACTCAATTTGTTGAGCTTTTTAATCCATTCCTCGGCTCTTTTAGACTATATATTTTAGGCTGTCAAATTCTTGTACTATTTAAGCAAAAAATGGCGACTGACCACTTGGCCCTTTGGTTTGCTTATGTAATTTGATTTGCAGAGACTCATGCTACAACCTGGAGGACCTCCTACTAAAGTCTTATGCCTAACACATGTGGTTAGCCCGGATGAGCTCAAAGATGATGAAGACTACGAAGATATAGTGGAAGATATGAGAATGGAATGTGGGAAATTTGGTAAATACATTGTCACTTCAGATGCATCAAACTAATCAAtgttttattttaccttttgaCTAGTCGAACTTCGTATTTGATAGCTCTATACTAATCTTCGCAATTCTAgccataaattaaatttattttctggGTTCCTACTGTTGATGTGTGACATGTATActatattttcttcaatttgcaGGTAATTTAGTGAATTTAGTCATCCCACGCCCAAGGACCGATGGTGAACCTACACCTGGGGTTGGAAAGGTTAGTAATTTAGTATGCATTATGACGCTTTATGcagaatttttttattcaccaatgtactttaaaataaatataaactgTGTATGGTACTCAACATGAACATATAAACAGAAGTGCCAGTATTGCTACGATGCTATGTAGGTGGTGACATAATCGCTTGGTTTTGTCACAGCAACAACTGATCATATAATATTTCAACAGGTCTTTTTGGAGTATGCGGATGTGGAGAGTTCTTCGAGAGCTCAACAAGGATTGAATGGCAGAAAATTTGGAGGAAACGAAGTTGTTGCTGTCTTTTATCCAGAGAACAAGTTCTCCGAGGGGGACTATGAGGGCTAGGGTAGGTAGTATCTGCTCTTGAGTGCACTCTCAGCCAGACAATGTCTTGTATGGAATAGGTAGCTAATGTTATATCATTAACGTTGGAAATGTTAGGTCGGTGTGGGGATTTTATGTAACCAGCTATAAGACTGGCTGCTTACTTAGATAGCGATAGAGCTAGTAGGAAAGCAGTTTGCCTAGTCAAAGAGGCATCGCGTGTTTTGCCCGTGCATGGCTTTACTTGCAATAGCCTGGTCTGTTCATTATTACTTAGTGACACATTGATATCGTTAGCCATCTCGAAGTTTTCTATCTCTAGAACCAGAAAGTTATTGTGGCTATTACAAAATTGTTATCTCAATTTTATAATGGTAGTAATTGTGAACCTTGTGCCATCCTTATCTATGTGACGGGAGTTTCAGTAATGCTAAATTTACTTTCAGTTAATTGATTTCTGCACTTTGTTCTCTCAAATAATCGATATTTCATTAGTTTTTGTCTTTCCCTTCATATGGCAACTTGATCAATTCATTTGATCATTTTTCACGTTTGAAGATCCCTCCTTTGAAATTGATTGCGTGAGTTTATCAAATGCTCGACAAGTTTCATACATTACTAGTTTCTATAGACTCGTGTACCTACTTATAATGTTGTAGGTAAAGAGtgtttttttctataatttgctaatgattttgtttaaatattaatttcatgctttatgACAAATTAAGTAGTTTTGTAGTGTTTGTGTGagttaaaaaaatgtttatatgTAGTGTTTGTGTgggtaaaaaaaatgtttataaaattgaaaagttaATGCAAATAGGCTCTAAAACTAAATAGAggaattcatattagattaaaACAATATCTAACCAAGGTAATTTCACGAGGATGATGATAACTAACCTTATTATTGTCATTTCTCTTGTAAAGATATATCTGAACTTGTACAAATAGCTTTTTCATTAAACCAATAACATCACAAGCCCATGGAGAAAAATTAGTAGAAAAAGTCTTGAAATCAAAATTAGTTATATCGACTTGATCAAATAAAAAGTTGACCTAATTAGAGTAATTAAAAACTTTGGGGTACATATTAAAATTTCGATTATGAGAGTTTCCAATGCTGAATGGGAATCATTTTTGGTAGGAAAATTGCAAGAGCAATCATGAAATACCAATCTTCTGCCTCTAGTAATTCAGTATCACTAGTTTTTGCTCCCAAAGTGATGTGACCATGACTATAAAATATTTGGTGTAATGAACCATGCATGCATCAGTAAGATAAACAGATCTATATATCCATTTTGCTAACAGTAAGAGCAGCCAGCCAGCTCTCCCACTCCAAATTTGCAGACAAACCAACACCTTGCTGTCTAGAGTGTCCGTCTCTCATCCAAGTGCTCGGGGTGATGCGGTGATGAAAACATTCACTCTATTTCCTGCACACATCCCATCCCCGAAACAATTAGCAAGAAATGTATTATTGATGCTGCATGTTTCTTTTGAAACAGTATACATAATGGCATAGGTCAATACATGCAGGCAGAGAGAAGATGAATTCCGTTACTTAAAAACTTAAAGCAGGGGAAGTTGATCCATTGTTATCATTACTCTTCTTTTTTACAAAAGTAACAAACAAACAGAAGCTTTAATTTTACATGGAAATGACAGAATTTCCAACTGGCCAACATTAGGAAGGATACAAAATCAGGAATATGAAGCTCACTATCAAAATACTTGCTTTAGCTCCCACACAATTGGAAataatttttggtgattttcCTCCCAACTATCACATTTTGTTAGCACCATGGCATATTATCAAAATTTATGATCAACTATGATGCCATAAGGAACGTGCACAAAGCTCACTgtcaaaaactcaaaaagaaaagagagtaaTCTGCAATTGTCTCAGTGTCACATTGTTTACACACACTTCAAGACCATGCAGAATATACTTTTAATTTCAACTAATAAGCGAGTACGAACCAGAAAGCCAATATTTACTAACCTGCTACtctttttttaaggaaaaactaGTCCCCTTTTCTCCAGGCTTTTAAACCCATCTATTGCAAGGGTGCAGCATCCCCCTGTTCAAAACAGAAAGCAAATCACATAAGAGAAAAACCTTGAAAATTGAAATCAGGAATGCAACCTTCAATTTACGGAGGGAACCAGTAATCTCTTCAGACAGT
Proteins encoded in this region:
- the LOC125861945 gene encoding splicing factor U2af large subunit A-like isoform X1, encoding MDSNENGLTQLTPSDTGGDNEIAGVDNGEEEHNSSKRRSSSKPSSRDYEGERESSRSRDREGEKGRDKDRGRSRDKDRDREKDRDRRHSDRSERSRTKGRDDDANVSDGGPESREYWQKDYDRERDERHKHRSKSYEREREERHRHRSKSYDKDREERDRHRSKSYDKDREDRHGRRSHSRGTSSHRSRSRSGSRSRSKSKRVSGFDMAPPTSALLSGAPALIASAGLLPGTAPAIPGMLPNMFPLASGPLGAIPVLPVQAMTQQATRHARRVYVGGLPPTANEQSVATYFNHVMSAIGGNTAGPGDAVVNVYINHEKKFAFVEMRSVEEASNAMALDGIIFEGTQVKVRRPTDYNPSLAATLGPSQPNPNLNLAAVGLSPGSTGGLEGPDRIFVGGLPYYFTEAQIRELLESFGPLRGFNLVKDKETGNSKGYAFCVYADVSVTDIACTALNGIKMGDKTLTVRRASQGTLQPKPEQEIVLMHAQQQIALQRLMLQPGGPPTKVLCLTHVVSPDELKDDEDYEDIVEDMRMECGKFGNLVNLVIPRPRTDGEPTPGVGKVFLEYADVESSSRAQQGLNGRKFGGNEVVAVFYPENKFSEGDYEG
- the LOC125861945 gene encoding splicing factor U2af large subunit A-like isoform X2 — protein: MDSNENGLTQLTPSDTGGDNEIAGVDNGEEEHNSSKRRSSSKPSSRDYEGERESSRSRDREGEKGRDKDRGRSRDKDRDREKDRDRRHSDRSERSRTKGRDDDANVSDGGPESREYWQKDYDRERDERHKHRSKSYEREREERHRHRSKSYDKDREERDRHRSKSYDKDREDRHGRRSHSRGTSSHRSRSRSGSRSRSKSKRVSGFDMAPPTSALLSGAPALIGLLPGTAPAIPGMLPNMFPLASGPLGAIPVLPVQAMTQQATRHARRVYVGGLPPTANEQSVATYFNHVMSAIGGNTAGPGDAVVNVYINHEKKFAFVEMRSVEEASNAMALDGIIFEGTQVKVRRPTDYNPSLAATLGPSQPNPNLNLAAVGLSPGSTGGLEGPDRIFVGGLPYYFTEAQIRELLESFGPLRGFNLVKDKETGNSKGYAFCVYADVSVTDIACTALNGIKMGDKTLTVRRASQGTLQPKPEQEIVLMHAQQQIALQRLMLQPGGPPTKVLCLTHVVSPDELKDDEDYEDIVEDMRMECGKFGNLVNLVIPRPRTDGEPTPGVGKVFLEYADVESSSRAQQGLNGRKFGGNEVVAVFYPENKFSEGDYEG
- the LOC125861945 gene encoding splicing factor U2af large subunit B-like isoform X3, which codes for MLPNMFPLASGPLGAIPVLPVQAMTQQATRHARRVYVGGLPPTANEQSVATYFNHVMSAIGGNTAGPGDAVVNVYINHEKKFAFVEMRSVEEASNAMALDGIIFEGTQVKVRRPTDYNPSLAATLGPSQPNPNLNLAAVGLSPGSTGGLEGPDRIFVGGLPYYFTEAQIRELLESFGPLRGFNLVKDKETGNSKGYAFCVYADVSVTDIACTALNGIKMGDKTLTVRRASQGTLQPKPEQEIVLMHAQQQIALQRLMLQPGGPPTKVLCLTHVVSPDELKDDEDYEDIVEDMRMECGKFGNLVNLVIPRPRTDGEPTPGVGKVFLEYADVESSSRAQQGLNGRKFGGNEVVAVFYPENKFSEGDYEG